A genomic segment from Deltaproteobacteria bacterium encodes:
- the folE2 gene encoding GTP cyclohydrolase FolE2, with amino-acid sequence MIDIQNQKDNRNIDIQKVGVKGIKYPIVVLDRANGTQHVNATINIYVNLPHHFKGTHMSRFVEILNEFRGQINIKTLNKILQKIRKKLHAESAHIEIEFPYFVEKTAPVSGSKSLMDYMCSFSGQNNGNKTAFLVGVVVPVTTVCPCSKEISNMGAHNQRSMVTVKVRFNKFFWIEDIIRIVEDSASGEVYSLLKRVDEKFVTEKAHENPMFVEDVVRNVAQELNRDDNFRWYSVEAENYESIHNHSAYAYVEKNCKTDS; translated from the coding sequence ATGATCGATATTCAAAACCAGAAAGATAACAGAAATATAGATATTCAAAAAGTCGGCGTTAAGGGAATAAAATACCCTATTGTCGTTCTTGACCGCGCCAACGGTACCCAGCACGTTAACGCAACCATCAACATCTATGTCAACCTTCCCCACCACTTCAAGGGGACACATATGAGCCGTTTTGTCGAAATTTTGAATGAATTCAGGGGTCAAATCAACATTAAAACCTTAAATAAAATTCTCCAAAAGATCAGGAAAAAACTTCACGCAGAATCGGCGCATATAGAGATTGAATTTCCTTACTTTGTTGAAAAAACCGCCCCTGTATCGGGGTCAAAAAGCCTCATGGACTATATGTGCTCCTTCAGTGGACAAAACAACGGTAACAAAACCGCTTTTCTGGTCGGCGTTGTTGTGCCGGTCACTACGGTGTGCCCCTGCTCAAAGGAAATCAGCAACATGGGCGCTCATAACCAGAGAAGCATGGTAACCGTGAAGGTCAGGTTCAACAAGTTTTTCTGGATCGAGGATATCATCAGGATAGTGGAAGACTCGGCAAGCGGTGAAGTGTACTCGCTTTTAAAAAGAGTGGATGAAAAATTCGTCACGGAAAAAGCTCACGAAAATCCGATGTTCGTTGAAGACGTAGTAAGAAATGTGGCCCAAGAGCTCAACAGGGATGATAATTTCAGATGGTACAGCGTTGAGGCTGAAAATTACGAAAGTATTCATAATCACAGCGCTTACGCTTACGTAGAGAAAAATTGCAAGACGGATTCCTGA
- a CDS encoding NAD(+) synthase, whose product MESSDKLTFFNIYKQGFIRVAVCIPEVKVADTPFNAAGTIKLAKQASANNAIFTLFPELGITAYSNDDLFQQDALLKSVIDELNDILQATKDLNTIIVIGAPLRVDFRLFNCGIVLHRGRILGIAVKSYLPTYREFYEGRQFSPAEDVQSKTIDICGQANIPFGADILFDVENIHNFKFFIEICEDVWVPVPPSSFAAMAGATLIGNLSASNITVGKSEYRHSLASSQSARCISAYLYAASGPGESTTDLSWDGHALIYENGNLLSESERFFHKSQVIYADVDLDRLAQDRMRMNSFGQNARTHKERLKGFRKVSFFVDPVEKRILLTREYPRFPYIPADPGKRDQRCYEAYNIQVHGLAQRLKSSDIKNVVIGVSGGLDSTHALIVAARTMELLNLPLSNVKAYTMPGFATSEKTYTNALRLMRAIGVESNEIDIRPSCMQMLKDIGHPYAEGEKLYDITFENIQAGERTSHLFRIANMRNALVVGTGDLSELALGWCTYGVGDHMSHYNVNASVPKTLIQHLIRWVAHSSQFTEETSEILLDILETEISPELIPGKDSDQPAQKTESSIGPYDLQDFNNFYITRFGYLPTKVAFMAYCAWRDKAKGLWPDVPEEKRTQYTIGEIKQWLEVYLYRFFKLSQYKRSCMPNGPKVGSGGSLSPRGDYRAPSDSEATVWLDNAKNIPEKDD is encoded by the coding sequence ATGGAATCAAGTGACAAGCTAACATTTTTTAACATATACAAGCAGGGATTCATAAGGGTTGCCGTCTGCATACCGGAGGTAAAGGTAGCCGACACGCCATTCAACGCCGCCGGCACAATCAAACTGGCGAAGCAAGCTTCAGCTAACAACGCGATTTTTACACTCTTCCCTGAGCTCGGCATTACCGCCTATTCGAACGATGACCTGTTTCAACAGGATGCTCTCCTGAAAAGCGTCATCGACGAACTCAACGACATTCTCCAAGCCACGAAAGACCTGAATACAATTATAGTTATCGGCGCCCCCCTGCGGGTCGATTTTCGTCTATTCAACTGTGGCATTGTCCTCCACCGCGGGCGCATCCTCGGCATTGCAGTCAAATCCTATCTGCCTACCTATCGCGAATTTTACGAAGGCCGCCAGTTCAGTCCGGCTGAAGATGTTCAGTCCAAGACAATCGACATTTGCGGGCAGGCAAACATCCCTTTTGGAGCGGACATTCTCTTTGATGTCGAGAATATACATAATTTTAAATTCTTTATTGAAATATGTGAAGATGTCTGGGTACCTGTCCCACCATCGAGCTTTGCCGCCATGGCCGGAGCAACTCTCATCGGGAACCTTTCCGCATCCAACATAACCGTTGGAAAATCGGAGTATCGCCATTCCCTTGCGTCCAGCCAGTCCGCACGCTGTATTTCTGCATACCTTTATGCGGCTTCAGGTCCGGGTGAATCCACCACCGATCTTTCATGGGACGGTCATGCGCTGATTTATGAAAACGGCAATCTCCTGTCAGAATCGGAACGTTTCTTCCATAAATCCCAGGTAATCTATGCTGATGTAGATCTGGACAGACTGGCCCAGGACAGAATGCGTATGAACAGCTTTGGTCAGAATGCCCGCACCCATAAAGAAAGACTCAAAGGATTCCGGAAAGTATCATTTTTCGTCGATCCTGTTGAAAAGAGAATATTGCTGACAAGGGAATATCCAAGATTCCCGTATATACCTGCAGATCCCGGAAAGCGTGACCAGCGCTGCTATGAAGCTTATAACATCCAGGTTCACGGGCTGGCCCAGCGGTTGAAATCATCAGACATCAAAAACGTAGTAATCGGTGTATCGGGCGGCCTGGACTCCACCCATGCCCTGATTGTTGCTGCGAGGACTATGGAACTCTTAAACCTCCCGTTATCCAATGTTAAAGCGTACACCATGCCGGGTTTTGCGACATCGGAGAAAACGTACACAAATGCACTCAGGCTGATGAGGGCAATCGGTGTTGAGTCGAACGAGATTGATATAAGACCCAGTTGTATGCAGATGCTCAAAGATATCGGCCACCCCTATGCAGAAGGAGAAAAGCTGTACGATATTACTTTTGAAAATATTCAGGCCGGTGAGCGTACTTCCCATCTGTTTCGAATTGCCAATATGAGAAACGCCCTCGTTGTCGGTACAGGTGATCTCAGCGAACTGGCACTCGGATGGTGTACCTACGGTGTCGGTGATCACATGTCTCATTACAATGTGAACGCCAGTGTGCCAAAAACCCTTATTCAGCATCTGATCCGATGGGTTGCCCATTCTTCGCAGTTTACTGAGGAAACTTCCGAAATCCTGCTTGACATTCTTGAAACAGAAATAAGTCCTGAGCTTATCCCGGGAAAAGATAGTGATCAACCCGCTCAAAAGACAGAATCTTCCATAGGCCCCTATGACTTGCAGGACTTTAACAACTTTTATATAACCCGTTTCGGCTACCTCCCGACCAAAGTGGCCTTCATGGCCTACTGTGCATGGAGAGATAAAGCAAAAGGACTATGGCCCGATGTGCCTGAAGAAAAGAGGACTCAATACA